Genomic DNA from Fimbriimonas ginsengisoli Gsoil 348:
AGTCAGTTTCCCGGTTCGCCCCCGCATTCTACGGGTTCGAGGGCTCGAGATATTGTCAGGCTGATGTCGCCACTTTCAGGGCTCGGAGCGTTGTCGGCCTCCAGCCCAGGGTTCCGCTTCGCTGCACCCTGGGCTGGAGGATTTCGCGCCTTCAGCGCTGGCTCAGGATCAGGGGCAGGCTGCCCCTGATACCCACGGGCGGGCCGCCCGTGCTACTTTGCCTTCGAACCGATGATCGCGTTGGGGTTGGCGGCCGGGTTGATGGACGCGTTGGCCATCCCGGCTCCCTTCTTGCCTCCGGGCGCCGCATCGGGAGCCTTGGTGACATCGCTGCTTGGCATATCGGCCGAATTACCGCCAGAACAGCCTGCGAGCGCCGCCGCCGCGATTGCGGCAAGTACAAGCCGCCCGATCAATGGGCTCCCCACAGATACTTCTGCTGGTAGTCGGCGGTGTACTTCAGGTCTTCCGGCTTGGAGGTCGGCGTCCATGTGGTTCCCGCTGCAAGCGCGCCGGGCGACATCGCTTTCACATGCCCGTCGATCCATGCCACGACCGCCTGGTTAGCGGTGCGAAGCGAGTTCGCGCCGGTGTCGCGACCGGCGATATTCGTCTTGATCGACTGGAAGCTATCCACCCCCCAGTTGTTCACACACGCTTGCGGAATGTCGTAGCAGTTGGGCGCTTCGACAGTGAAGTTCAGGAGGGGACCATCGCTCTTGTAGTCGAACTGGAATCCGAGGAACTGGTCCCCCAAGTCGGTCTCGGGGTTCGTCCATTTTCCGGAAATCATAACCGTCTCCGCCGGGCGATCGAGCGAGGTCATGCTGATCGGAGTCTGCCTGACGCCGT
This window encodes:
- a CDS encoding prepilin-type N-terminal cleavage/methylation domain-containing protein, producing the protein MPNRRGFTLIELLVVIAIIAILAAILFPVFAQAKAAAKKTTSLSNLKQQSLAVIMYAGDVDDMAPPATAWNPADSPGDFPLNFGNGYAAPWNWLVLPYIKAGAIFVDPQGPSTPNFANNVTLTQILYPSYGYNYVWLSPWDGVRQTPISMTSLDRPAETVMISGKWTNPETDLGDQFLGFQFDYKSDGPLLNFTVEAPNCYDIPQACVNNWGVDSFQSIKTNIAGRDTGANSLRTANQAVVAWIDGHVKAMSPGALAAGTTWTPTSKPEDLKYTADYQQKYLWGAH